A DNA window from Iodobacter ciconiae contains the following coding sequences:
- a CDS encoding DEAD/DEAH box helicase, giving the protein MELNLYQADVIADLRGYLAKWQMAGDAVLAYRAHWESKGVLQMPGFQTAAHGAPQICAKVPTAGGKTLIGIHALVTCFNALERRQGDARLCVWLVPSSSIHDQVLAAFTQPEHPYRVALNRLFNGRVTVLDKAGLLNGFDYDDAHDGVVIAVLTYASLRAKNKDDRKLYQENGALAEFDGVALDEAIDPASLVAAMASLNPVIVVDESHNATTPLSNDMLRHLNPALVLELTATPRSGANLVSAVGAMALREQHMVKLPVIVRNLPDQDAVIAHAIDLRARLEAQAQLEAAAGGTFIRPIVLLQAEPKNAEDSRSFELVKADLLARGIPAEQIAIKIAKIDELKGVALAERDCQIRFVITVNALKEGWDCPFAYILATLADRSSPVDVEQILGRILRQPAVRLHGHEALNMSYVLTASAVFSNTLDKIVAGLNRAGFSRLDYRTPDTLIAPDTPDTSKPAPPTNTEDLFSAPSALGLCAEARPLPYSPSSQVNAPADLHDSVGQTLTYASQANADLNAQIAAQPVERIAPEILEKQVKYPVRAEFAAEIAELKIPQFFMCVAGSLLEGEENRWIWLERDHLIGRQFKLANCNVQDFKLTPTNGDLIKLDLVKVGEHDYEATRVRMKDQEIRQLKDYLSTLNKEAKVRQISGLVGNWVGKLPPLAESDIRAYIAKILENLTSSQLDDVLEQQQAYVESIKTRIKQEMAAWSLKCFQQWIARGEIETRPEHALPTSIHPAQVLSPCENTLYLREERGNSLENKMSELLAGLDNVAWWHRNSFGKTGFMLNGPVQHHYPDFIVRLKNGRLLLIETKGGDRDNSDSSAKIALGAEWEKLAGRGFRYFMVFENNAPAGAKNWDEMQGILS; this is encoded by the coding sequence ATGGAATTGAATCTTTACCAAGCTGATGTGATCGCCGATTTGCGTGGCTATTTGGCTAAATGGCAGATGGCGGGAGATGCGGTATTGGCGTATCGCGCCCACTGGGAGTCCAAGGGCGTGCTGCAAATGCCGGGGTTTCAAACTGCCGCGCATGGTGCACCGCAAATTTGCGCCAAAGTGCCCACAGCCGGTGGCAAGACCTTGATTGGTATTCACGCTTTGGTAACCTGTTTTAATGCGCTGGAGCGGCGACAGGGTGATGCGCGGCTGTGTGTGTGGCTGGTGCCATCCAGCTCTATTCATGATCAGGTGCTTGCTGCTTTTACGCAGCCAGAGCACCCCTACCGCGTGGCGCTCAATCGCCTGTTCAATGGCCGCGTGACGGTATTAGATAAGGCCGGTTTATTGAACGGTTTTGATTACGATGATGCGCATGATGGTGTGGTGATTGCGGTGCTGACATATGCCAGCCTGCGGGCCAAAAACAAGGACGATCGTAAGCTGTATCAGGAAAATGGTGCATTGGCAGAATTTGACGGCGTGGCACTCGACGAGGCGATTGATCCGGCGTCTTTGGTGGCCGCCATGGCCAGCCTTAATCCCGTTATCGTCGTGGATGAAAGCCATAACGCGACTACGCCTTTATCCAATGACATGCTGCGGCATTTAAACCCCGCGCTGGTGCTGGAGCTAACGGCAACGCCACGTAGCGGGGCAAATTTGGTGAGCGCGGTTGGGGCCATGGCGCTACGCGAGCAGCATATGGTGAAGCTGCCGGTGATTGTGCGAAATTTGCCAGATCAAGATGCCGTGATTGCCCATGCAATTGATTTACGCGCCCGCCTGGAAGCCCAAGCTCAGCTTGAAGCGGCGGCGGGTGGTACTTTTATTCGTCCTATCGTCTTACTGCAAGCCGAGCCAAAAAATGCCGAAGATAGCCGCAGCTTTGAGTTGGTCAAAGCCGATTTACTGGCGCGTGGCATTCCTGCTGAGCAAATTGCCATTAAAATCGCCAAAATTGATGAGCTTAAAGGCGTAGCGCTAGCGGAGCGTGATTGCCAGATTCGCTTTGTGATTACCGTGAATGCTTTGAAAGAAGGCTGGGATTGTCCGTTTGCTTATATTTTGGCCACGCTGGCGGATCGATCATCTCCAGTAGATGTTGAGCAAATTTTAGGGCGGATCTTGCGCCAGCCCGCAGTACGGCTGCATGGGCATGAGGCCTTGAATATGAGCTATGTGCTGACCGCTTCTGCCGTGTTCTCAAATACCTTAGATAAAATCGTCGCCGGATTAAATCGCGCCGGTTTTAGCCGCTTAGATTACCGCACACCCGATACGCTGATTGCGCCTGATACCCCAGATACAAGCAAGCCCGCTCCGCCGACAAATACAGAAGATCTATTTTCAGCCCCAAGCGCATTAGGTTTATGTGCGGAGGCACGCCCATTACCCTATTCCCCCTCCAGCCAAGTGAATGCGCCCGCTGATCTGCATGATTCAGTGGGGCAGACCTTAACTTATGCCAGCCAAGCGAATGCAGATTTAAATGCCCAAATTGCGGCGCAGCCTGTGGAGCGCATCGCGCCTGAAATCTTGGAGAAACAAGTGAAATACCCTGTACGCGCTGAATTTGCTGCTGAAATTGCTGAGTTAAAAATTCCACAGTTTTTTATGTGTGTGGCAGGCTCTTTGCTTGAGGGCGAAGAGAATCGTTGGATTTGGCTGGAGCGCGATCATTTGATTGGCCGGCAATTTAAACTGGCCAATTGCAATGTGCAGGATTTTAAGCTGACACCGACAAATGGCGATTTAATCAAGCTTGATTTGGTCAAAGTGGGCGAGCACGATTACGAAGCCACCCGTGTGCGGATGAAAGATCAGGAAATACGCCAGCTAAAGGATTATTTATCCACTCTGAATAAGGAAGCTAAAGTGCGGCAAATTAGCGGCTTGGTCGGGAATTGGGTAGGTAAATTACCACCTTTGGCAGAGAGTGATATTCGGGCTTATATTGCGAAGATTTTGGAAAACTTAACATCCAGCCAGCTTGACGATGTGTTGGAACAACAACAAGCGTATGTGGAATCTATCAAGACCCGTATCAAACAAGAAATGGCGGCGTGGTCGTTGAAATGTTTTCAACAGTGGATTGCACGCGGTGAGATTGAAACACGCCCAGAGCATGCTCTCCCGACCAGTATTCATCCGGCCCAAGTGCTATCCCCTTGTGAAAACACCCTTTATTTGCGAGAAGAGCGGGGTAATAGCTTAGAAAATAAAATGAGTGAGCTGTTGGCGGGTTTGGACAATGTCGCATGGTGGCACCGTAATTCATTTGGCAAGACGGGTTTTATGCTCAATGGCCCAGTGCAGCATCATTATCCTGATTTTATTGTGCGTTTAAAGAATGGCCGGCTGTTGTTGATAGAAACCAAGGGTGGTGACCGGGATAACTCTGATTCTTCAGCCAAAATAGCTTTAGGCGCCGAATGGGAAAAGCTAGCTGGGCGTGGTTTTCGCTATTTTATGGTATTTGAAAATAATGCCCCTGCGGGCGCTAAAAATTGGGATGAGATGCAGGGAATATTAAGTTAA
- a CDS encoding DEAD/DEAH box helicase has protein sequence MSFSALGLSPAVLLAASKKSYLKPTPVQAEVIPAVLWGEDVLAQAATGSGKTAAYVLPLLHLMLAGSSKVLILVPTRELAVQAGEEIKGLLAVLGKNNMARPIKLATVFGGVAINPQMMQLRGGVDVLVATPGRLLDLIDKNAVRPEFFNTLVLDEADRLLDMGFAAEIKRILALLPAKRQSLFFSATFPDDVTALATGILHNPTRVLIVATETTQPDILQRAIFVDAERRADVLAHLIKENADQRMLVFVASKHGSEQLANTLYAKGINAAPFHGEFSQGRRNQVLAEFKSGSLQVVVATDLAGRGIDIDGLPFVVNYDLPRSPVDYTHRIGRTGRNGASGTAISLISAATEAHFRLIETRLNIRLSREVIAGFEARLTSLPVVENTGGIKGVRMSKKDKLRAAAARAAGSIE, from the coding sequence ATGTCCTTTTCCGCTCTGGGTCTGTCACCCGCCGTTTTACTAGCTGCCAGCAAAAAATCTTATCTCAAGCCAACACCCGTTCAGGCGGAGGTGATTCCTGCCGTGTTGTGGGGGGAGGATGTTTTGGCGCAGGCGGCCACGGGCTCGGGTAAAACGGCTGCTTATGTGCTGCCGCTGCTGCATCTTATGCTGGCTGGCAGTAGTAAGGTACTGATTCTGGTGCCAACGCGTGAGCTGGCGGTGCAGGCGGGGGAGGAGATCAAGGGCTTGCTGGCGGTTTTGGGTAAGAACAATATGGCTAGGCCGATCAAGCTGGCGACGGTATTTGGCGGGGTGGCGATTAATCCGCAAATGATGCAGCTGCGTGGTGGGGTCGATGTGTTGGTGGCAACGCCTGGCCGCTTGCTGGATTTAATCGATAAGAATGCGGTTCGGCCTGAGTTTTTTAATACTCTGGTGCTTGATGAAGCCGATCGTTTGCTGGATATGGGCTTTGCTGCCGAAATTAAGCGCATCTTGGCGCTGTTACCGGCTAAGCGTCAGAGTCTGTTTTTCTCGGCGACTTTTCCTGATGATGTCACTGCGCTGGCAACAGGCATTTTACATAATCCGACGCGCGTGCTGATTGTCGCTACTGAAACAACGCAGCCAGATATTTTGCAGCGGGCGATTTTTGTGGATGCCGAGCGCCGTGCCGATGTGCTTGCGCATTTGATCAAAGAAAATGCAGACCAGCGCATGCTGGTGTTTGTGGCGAGCAAGCATGGCAGCGAGCAGCTGGCCAATACGTTGTACGCCAAGGGCATTAATGCCGCGCCTTTTCATGGGGAATTTAGCCAAGGTCGCCGCAATCAGGTCTTGGCCGAGTTTAAGTCGGGCAGCTTGCAAGTGGTTGTAGCAACCGATCTGGCTGGCCGTGGTATCGACATCGACGGGTTGCCCTTTGTGGTGAATTACGATTTGCCCCGCTCGCCAGTGGATTACACCCACCGCATTGGTCGCACCGGCCGAAATGGCGCGAGTGGCACTGCGATTAGCCTGATTAGTGCCGCCACCGAAGCGCATTTTCGCCTGATCGAAACCCGCCTGAATATCCGTCTGAGCCGTGAAGTGATTGCAGGTTTTGAAGCCCGGCTGACGAGTCTGCCGGTGGTCGAAAATACGGGCGGCATTAAGGGGGTGCGTATGAGCAAAAAAGACAAGCTGCGTGCGGCGGCGGCCCGTGCTGCTGGAAGTATTGAGTAA
- a CDS encoding tellurite resistance TerB family protein, with translation MGLFDSIKKMGQDASTMLTNEVTKFKNKDFLNAVIAGCALVASSDGSISPEEKRKMLGYISNSDELKVFDSSDVIESFNKIAAKFDFDYEIGKAEALKIISKLKNNPDACKLMIRVCCVIGAADGDFDANEKKMVATICNELGINATEFDLK, from the coding sequence ATGGGTTTGTTCGATTCGATCAAAAAAATGGGTCAGGATGCCAGTACGATGCTGACAAATGAAGTGACTAAATTTAAAAATAAAGATTTTTTAAATGCAGTAATTGCCGGGTGTGCTTTGGTGGCGAGCAGTGATGGCTCAATTAGCCCGGAAGAAAAGCGCAAGATGCTGGGCTATATTAGCAATTCAGATGAATTAAAAGTATTTGATTCATCTGATGTGATTGAATCTTTTAATAAAATTGCCGCTAAATTTGATTTCGATTATGAAATCGGTAAGGCAGAAGCATTAAAGATTATTTCTAAATTAAAAAATAATCCTGATGCCTGCAAATTAATGATCCGCGTTTGTTGCGTGATTGGTGCGGCAGATGGTGATTTTGATGCCAATGAAAAGAAAATGGTTGCGACCATTTGCAATGAATTAGGCATCAATGCGACCGAGTTTGATTTGAAATAA
- a CDS encoding site-specific DNA-methyltransferase translates to MYEIHTPSGRVVTPPPGNCWKNTEDVFASLVAENRIWFGKNGDGVPRRKTFLSESEGVTPWSWWGNDEVGHSQEAKKEVKDIFLDVEAVFDTPKPTRLIERILQIATDKNSIVLDSFAGSGTTAHAVLKLNAQDGGNRQFILVETMDYAETITAERVRRVMSGYGEGTKAVAGLGGAFDFYSVGEKLFDEFGHLNPKAEITEIRKYIAWQEGLSIAGLTTPDSSVSPYWLGINNTVPLYFCYAADQVMTLDFELLAKLKVAKGRSVIYADLCTLGEKFMAQSQITFKKIPRDIARL, encoded by the coding sequence ATGTATGAAATTCACACTCCATCAGGCAGAGTGGTAACGCCACCACCTGGAAATTGTTGGAAAAACACTGAAGATGTTTTTGCTTCATTAGTCGCAGAAAATCGTATTTGGTTTGGTAAAAATGGGGATGGGGTGCCACGGAGAAAAACTTTTCTTTCTGAGTCAGAAGGAGTCACACCGTGGTCTTGGTGGGGTAATGACGAAGTGGGTCATAGCCAAGAGGCAAAAAAAGAAGTTAAAGACATCTTTTTAGACGTAGAAGCTGTATTTGATACGCCAAAGCCAACACGCTTGATTGAGCGCATTCTTCAAATTGCGACGGACAAAAACTCCATAGTCCTCGACTCCTTCGCCGGTTCCGGCACCACAGCCCACGCTGTCCTCAAACTCAACGCCCAAGACGGGGGTAATCGGCAGTTTATTCTGGTTGAAACCATGGATTACGCCGAAACCATTACGGCCGAGCGGGTGCGCCGTGTGATGTCGGGCTACGGCGAGGGCACAAAAGCTGTGGCGGGTTTGGGAGGGGCATTTGATTTTTATAGCGTGGGTGAAAAGCTGTTTGATGAATTTGGCCACCTCAACCCTAAGGCCGAGATCACAGAAATCCGTAAATACATCGCTTGGCAAGAAGGCCTCAGCATCGCCGGGCTGACTACGCCCGATAGCAGCGTATCGCCGTATTGGCTGGGTATTAACAATACGGTGCCATTGTATTTTTGCTATGCAGCCGATCAGGTAATGACGCTGGATTTTGAGCTATTGGCCAAATTAAAAGTAGCTAAAGGTCGCAGCGTGATTTACGCCGATCTGTGTACCTTGGGTGAAAAGTTTATGGCGCAAAGCCAAATCACCTTCAAAAAAATCCCGCGTGATATTGCCAGGTTGTGA
- the gnd gene encoding phosphogluconate dehydrogenase (NAD(+)-dependent, decarboxylating), whose amino-acid sequence MQIAMIGLGKMGSNMARRLAAGGATVFGFDVSAETGKQLAADHANIRSFDSVASLIAELPSPRVVWMMLPAGEISEAMFSELTTLLAPGDLVIDGANAMYKDSQRHAKELNAKGFKFMDAGVSGGVWGLANGYTIMIGGEKDAFAMAEPFVKILAPASDRGWIHAGPAGSGHYVKMVHNGIEYGMMQAFAEGFALLEAKKELNLDLAEVAETWRHGSVIRSWLLDLTADTLKNDTKLDNIQPFVPDSGEGRWTVLEAVELGVPAPVIAASLFQRYTSQGKGDYVAKLLSMMRNAFGGHHVAKK is encoded by the coding sequence ATGCAAATTGCAATGATTGGCCTCGGTAAAATGGGCAGCAATATGGCGCGCCGTTTGGCAGCTGGCGGAGCCACCGTATTTGGCTTTGACGTAAGCGCCGAAACAGGTAAGCAACTGGCCGCAGACCACGCCAATATCCGCAGCTTTGACTCCGTAGCTAGCCTGATTGCAGAGCTACCAAGCCCACGCGTAGTATGGATGATGCTGCCAGCAGGTGAAATCAGCGAAGCCATGTTTTCTGAGCTAACCACACTACTGGCACCAGGTGATTTAGTTATTGATGGCGCAAACGCCATGTATAAAGACTCACAACGCCATGCAAAAGAGCTGAATGCCAAAGGCTTTAAGTTTATGGATGCAGGCGTATCAGGCGGCGTATGGGGCCTGGCTAACGGCTACACCATCATGATTGGTGGCGAAAAAGACGCTTTTGCGATGGCTGAACCCTTTGTTAAAATCCTCGCCCCGGCATCAGATCGCGGCTGGATTCACGCAGGCCCAGCAGGTAGCGGCCACTACGTGAAGATGGTTCACAACGGCATTGAATACGGCATGATGCAGGCTTTTGCCGAAGGCTTTGCCCTTTTAGAAGCTAAAAAAGAGCTAAACCTTGATCTGGCTGAAGTCGCTGAAACATGGCGTCATGGCTCGGTAATCCGCTCCTGGCTGCTCGACTTAACCGCAGACACGCTGAAAAACGATACCAAACTCGACAACATCCAACCCTTCGTTCCCGATTCAGGCGAAGGCCGCTGGACCGTACTGGAAGCTGTAGAACTTGGCGTTCCTGCGCCGGTTATCGCAGCTTCATTATTCCAGCGCTACACCTCCCAGGGTAAAGGCGATTACGTTGCCAAATTGCTGTCTATGATGCGCAATGCCTTTGGCGGCCATCATGTAGCCAAGAAGTAA